The sequence CAGAAGTGAGAACTTTGACGAGTTCCTGGCTGCTAAAggtaaaaataattgatagtGTACATTTAATAGTAATTTTAATTACAGGAGTGAGCTGGTTTGTGAGACAAATGATCAAATTGGCAAAAGTGAGCAAGGTGCTGGCCAAAAATGAAACTCCTGGAAAATACAACATGGAAAACTTGACTTCAAAGAAGAATACACTCTACCACGGGTGGGAGCTCGGGAAAACTTTCGAGGCAGAAGGCCTTGATGGAGTTGCACAcaaggtttcaaaaaatattcaagtgtcttaaaaatattgttataTTTAAGATTACCTTCTCCTTCAAAGACGGAGTTTTGTCTGAGCACCATATCCGACTCAACGACCCAGAACACAGCGCGGAGACGTACTACTACACTATCGAGAACGATCAACTTGTCATGGTGTGTACTTCGttctcttttccttttttccattttacaaCTTCTTCCactaattttctcatttttagaaaatggtCAACAATGGAATCACGTGCCGTCGTTGGTTCAAGCGATCGACCGGAAAGAAGTAGAAATTATAAACACAACATAAAACTGAGCTCTTCACATTATTAATCACagatgtttattttttctgtccttttaaataaacaattgTCCCTTTAGACTTGCTctgccattttcaaaaattgcatgatctcacaaaaaaaaacgaatgaaCAGATGGAGGTCAAACATCGAAAGTGGACATAGAACAGATTAGCCAAGGTACAAAGTAGATGGGTCTATTGTAGCCCAATAAAACGTGAGAATCGTATTGGCCAATTTACGGGAAAGGCCATCTGGAAAACAATGATCTCTAATATGAATTCTGTCATCTGGGAATAGGGctcaaacatttgaaaaccagaaaaaaaaacaattttgtgtcttaaaaattttagctagtgttg comes from Caenorhabditis elegans chromosome X and encodes:
- the lbp-3 gene encoding Cytosolic fatty-acid binding proteins domain-containing protein (Confirmed by transcript evidence), translating into MAEAASEIPEKFFGKYDLDRSENFDEFLAAKGVSWFVRQMIKLAKVSKVLAKNETPGKYNMENLTSKKNTLYHGWELGKTFEAEGLDGVAHKITFSFKDGVLSEHHIRLNDPEHSAETYYYTIENDQLVMKMVNNGITCRRWFKRSTGKK
- the lbp-3 gene encoding Fatty acid-binding protein homolog 3 (Confirmed by transcript evidence), giving the protein MNLYLTLFSFCFLAIMAEAASEIPEKFFGKYDLDRSENFDEFLAAKGVSWFVRQMIKLAKVSKVLAKNETPGKYNMENLTSKKNTLYHGWELGKTFEAEGLDGVAHKITFSFKDGVLSEHHIRLNDPEHSAETYYYTIENDQLVMKMVNNGITCRRWFKRSTGKK